Proteins encoded in a region of the Zea mays cultivar B73 chromosome 2, Zm-B73-REFERENCE-NAM-5.0, whole genome shotgun sequence genome:
- the LOC103648429 gene encoding uncharacterized protein → MAGGGGAGCDSIYGGGRGCPDGIHFRCPATATCCEAGGSGVPLREGCVPASGGTVDPGIISSPMVKLIETFAVFCKSQRAAYREKVLIEAEKQFLHDFTFFKEKLLVDFGQIVDVECIDSTCQVLCDKVRRCCSICKSRCTEAIIDSLKILAEAMTIKHQKFLNSNNLLAKDMDIKSDEKATKFDTNVQPVDVKSNEKGAGVGIVEASHGKAHVVITNPLITVPIQLETPIVNRLDGNNGTSLNPPAG, encoded by the exons ATGGCTGGGGGTGGTGGAGCTGGCTGCGACAGTATCTACGGCGGAGGGCGAGGGTGTCCCGACGGGATCCATTTTCGCTGTCCGGCGACAGCAACCTGTTGTGAAGCAGGCGGGTCTGGAGTTCCACTGCGCGAAGGTTGTGTCCCGGCATCTGGTGGCACTGTCGATCCA GGCATCATTTCCTCTCCTATGGTTAAGTTGATTGAAACTTTTGCTGTTTTTTGCAAGTCTCAG AGAGCTGCTTATAGGGAGAAGGTGTTAATTGAAGCAGAGAAACAATTTCTGCATGATTTCACTTTTTTCAAGGAAAAGTTATTAGTTGATTTTGGCCAAATAGTGGATGTCGAATGCATTGATAGTACTTGCCAAGTTCTGTGTGACAAGGTCAGGCGTTGTTGTTCAATTTGCAAGTCAAGGTGTACTGAAGCTATCATCGATTCTctgaaaattttggctgaagcAATGACTATTAAGCATCAGAAGTTTTTGAATTCCAACAACCTTCTGGcgaaa gaTATGGATATTAAGTCAGATGAGAAAGCTACCAAATTTGATACCAATGTGCAGCCAGTTGATGTTAAGTCGAATGAGAAAGGGGCTGGTGTGGGCATTGTTGAGGCTTCTCATGGAAAAGCTCATGTGGTTATTACAAATCCCCTGATAACAGTGCCCATACAGTTGGAGACACCAATCGTTAATAGGCTGGATGGAAATAATGGAACATCTTTGAATCCACCAGCGGGTTAG